The Geothrix sp. DNA segment CTCGGAACCCAGGAGCACTCTGGCCGCGGCCAGGTAGGCGGACTCGTTGGCCATGGGCGTGAGGTCCAGGGGCAGCCGGGCGCTGACGAGGCCCGCCAGACCCTCGGCCTCGATCGTGGCCGCCAGGGTGGCGGTTTCGGACTCCGACAGCTTGGCGCCCCGGAACGGCCCGCTCAGCAGATCGGCCGAGGCCACCGACTCGAAGCCCGCATTGGTCATGATGGCCACGGAGGTGGGTCGGCCCTCGGGATAGGCACCGAGCCAGGCGAGGGCCGCATCGAAGGTCTCCATCCGCTCGGCGAGCATCGCGCCCGCGCGGCGCAGCAGGGCGGCCTGCAGGGCGTGGTCGCCCGCGAGGGCGCCGGTGTGACTGCTGGCGGCGGCCATGCCCTCCTGGCTGCGGCCCCCCTTGTAGAGGAGGACGCGGCGGCCGGCACTCCGGAGGGTCCGGGTGGCCTGGGCGGTGGCCTGGAGGTCGGCGGGAGCGAAGCCCTCCAGGTAGGCGCCCACCACCTTCACGGCGGCATCCGTGGCGAAGCCGTGCAGGAAATCCGAGCAGCGCACGTCCATCTGGTTGCCGATGGCGATGGCGGCGCGCAGGCCCAGCTCGGGGCGGCGGCTGAGCCGCGTGATGAGGAAGGCGCCGCTCTGGCTGACCAGGGCCAGGTGGCCGGGCTTGGCCGTGAGCGGCAGCTTCACCTCGGGAATGAAGAGCGTGTTGAGGGCCAGGTCGGGACTGAAGAGCCCCAGGCCGTTGGGACCCACGACGGCGGGCGCCCACTTCCCGGCGCGGCGATGCTCCTCCAGGCAGGCCACGAGCCGCTTGCCGAGGCCTTCGGTATCGGCGCCATCGCCCAGGCCGCCGGCCACCAGGTAGACCACGGTGGCACCGCCGCCCTGGTGGCAGAGCTGCTCCACCACTTCAAGGGTCTGCGGTGCGGGCAACGACAGGATGAGCTGATCCGCGGGGGCCGTTGCAAGCTCGGCTACGGACGCGAGACAGGGCAGACCCAGGAACTCGGAAGAGCCCGGCTTGATGAGCCGCAGCGAAGACTCCGGCAGCTTCGACTTCCGAACGTTCTCGAGGATGATGCGCCCCACGGTGCCTTCGCGGCTGGAGACGCCGGCGATGACGAGGCTGCGGGGATTCAGCAGGGCCTGGTACCAGGCTGGGTCCGGGGAGGCCGGAGCGGGAAGCGCGGTGGCATCCAGCGTTCCGACGCCATCCAGCGCGGTGGGCAGGCCCTCGCTGTCCAGCACGATGGGATTGAGCTCGAGCAGGGTGACGCCCTCGCGCTCCAGGCCTTGCACGGCGCGCCAGAGGCCCTGGAGGAAGGCCAGCAGCTTCGCCTCGTCCGTGAGCGCTTCCGTGCCACGCTGCCGGCCGAGCCAGGTGCGGCCCAGCCAGTGGCCGCAGAGGTCCACCAGGGCCTGTTCCGGCGTGGTCAGGGCGATGGGCCAGATCAGGGGCGGCGCCATGGCGGCCCAGGCGTCCGCCTGGAGCCCCCCGATGCCGCACACCACCAGCCAGCCCGCGTCGGGATCCCGCTTCAGCGACATGAGGGCTTCGGTGGGCAGGCCGGTCAGCTTCTTGAAGGCCACCTTCTCGCAGACGAGACCGCCGATCCAGGGATGCTCGGGGACGCGCTGGCGCATGGCCGCCGCCTCGGCCCTCAGGGCCTCCACCTCGAAGGCGCCGAAGCGCACCGCGCCCCGGTCCGACTTGTGCCAGAGCTGGTCCGCGATGCCCTTGAGCACGATGGGCTCGCCGGGGGCGAAGGGCAGGTTGCCGGACTCGATGAAGCCGTGCCGGGGGACCCGCAGGCCCGCGGCGGCGAGCAGGCCGTAGGCCCGCCCCTCGTGGAGGAATCCCGTGGCCGTGTGCATGTCAGACTCCCACTGCTTCCTGGACCAGGCCCCGGCCCGCGTTGAAGGCCTCGATGTTCTTCTCGGTGACCCGGGCGCCCTTGGCGGCGAAGCGCTCGGTGATCACGTCGTGCCAGACGGCATCCGGCACGGGCAGGAACTTGGAGGCCATGCCCAGCAGGGCCATGCCGCCGGCCTGGCGGTGGTTGAGCTTGCGGGCCAGGTCCTCGGTGTCCACCAGGTGGCAGCCGCGGACCTTCTTCAGGGCGGCATAGACATCATCCAGGGGCGGGTAGCCCTCCATGTTCACCTGGGGTTCCTCGGACACCACCAGCTGCCCGTTCATGCGCAGCATGGCCACGTAGCGCAGGGCCTCCAGGGGTTCGAGGGCGATGAGCAGGTCAGCACAGCCCTCGTCGATGATGGGTGAGCTGAGGGGAACCTCCGAGAAGCAGACCTGGGCATGGACGCTGCCGCCCCGCTGGCTCATGCCGTGGATCTCGGACTGCAGCGCATGGAGGCCGCTGCGGCGCAGCGCTTCGAGGACGATCTGGGCGAGGGAGAGGACCCCCTGGCCGCCGACGCCGCCGAAGACAATGCCGTGAATGCGGGGTTCGCTCATGGGCGGGCCTCCGTGCTGCAGCAGGCCTGCTCCGCGCAGGCCTTCAGTTCCTGGTCGTGTTCTTTCAGGACGCCCCGGCGGATGGACTGGATGCATTCCCGGCGGAAGACGACCACCGAGGGGCCGGGGTGCTGAAGGGCGGTTTCCATGGCCTTCACGTTGGCCTCGTGCTGCCGGGGCAGGGGCGTGAGGACCTGGACCTGGGCGGCGGGGATGCCCATGCCGAGCACCATGCGCTCCACCTGGTCGAGGGCCTGGCTGGGCTGCTGGCCCGTCATGCCCACCACGCGGTTGTCGAGGATCATGACGGTGACGTTCACGCCGGAATCGGCGGCGGTCAGCAGGGCCGGCAGGCCGCTGTGCCCGAAGGTGGAATCGCCGATGACGGCCACGGAGGGCGTCTGGCCGGCCATGGCGGCACCCACGGCCATGCTGATGCTGGCGCCCATCTCGACGACGGCGTGGATGGCGCTCATGGGCTCCTGTGCGGCCAGGGTGTAGCAGCCGATGTCACCGAAGACCCGG contains these protein-coding regions:
- a CDS encoding acetate--CoA ligase family protein is translated as MHTATGFLHEGRAYGLLAAAGLRVPRHGFIESGNLPFAPGEPIVLKGIADQLWHKSDRGAVRFGAFEVEALRAEAAAMRQRVPEHPWIGGLVCEKVAFKKLTGLPTEALMSLKRDPDAGWLVVCGIGGLQADAWAAMAPPLIWPIALTTPEQALVDLCGHWLGRTWLGRQRGTEALTDEAKLLAFLQGLWRAVQGLEREGVTLLELNPIVLDSEGLPTALDGVGTLDATALPAPASPDPAWYQALLNPRSLVIAGVSSREGTVGRIILENVRKSKLPESSLRLIKPGSSEFLGLPCLASVAELATAPADQLILSLPAPQTLEVVEQLCHQGGGATVVYLVAGGLGDGADTEGLGKRLVACLEEHRRAGKWAPAVVGPNGLGLFSPDLALNTLFIPEVKLPLTAKPGHLALVSQSGAFLITRLSRRPELGLRAAIAIGNQMDVRCSDFLHGFATDAAVKVVGAYLEGFAPADLQATAQATRTLRSAGRRVLLYKGGRSQEGMAAASSHTGALAGDHALQAALLRRAGAMLAERMETFDAALAWLGAYPEGRPTSVAIMTNAGFESVASADLLSGPFRGAKLSESETATLAATIEAEGLAGLVSARLPLDLTPMANESAYLAAARVLLGSEAEAVVVGLVPLTVRLDTRQPEAIRAFASELTRLAQASGKWLGVAVEGGALFDLYRQELRAAGLPVFLTMEEALEGLRLIASEV
- a CDS encoding indolepyruvate oxidoreductase subunit beta; amino-acid sequence: MSEPRIHGIVFGGVGGQGVLSLAQIVLEALRRSGLHALQSEIHGMSQRGGSVHAQVCFSEVPLSSPIIDEGCADLLIALEPLEALRYVAMLRMNGQLVVSEEPQVNMEGYPPLDDVYAALKKVRGCHLVDTEDLARKLNHRQAGGMALLGMASKFLPVPDAVWHDVITERFAAKGARVTEKNIEAFNAGRGLVQEAVGV